One part of the Deinococcus carri genome encodes these proteins:
- a CDS encoding phage tail sheath family protein, translated as MPEYLSPGVYVEETSSGPRPIEGISTTTAAFLGFAPSGPANTPVFIANWTQYLETFASRDPDGSYNPHMPGTYLSHSVYGYFNNGGTRCYVTRLVPPPKDVKDGKTVEMPKTLQLPTRASKAVASLTVGARGAPNSDVSVEVQPPTPTEQDPQPQDGTFTLRVRVNDQEETFENVSIAKKHPRNVVEVVNQQSQIIEITEQATAGALAERVPEFGAFVIHSGFTPTSGTLALQSNHFVGSVHDRSGIEGMEIAEDVSMICAPDLMSAYQNGLIDHDGVKSVQRAMIDHCERNRNRIAILDPLPDLTPQQVKRWREHDTNFDSSYGALYYPWVKINGPEGKPIMVPPSGHVAGIFARNDTERGVHKAPANEIVRGALDPAMQITKSEQDILNPIGVNCIRSFTGMGIRVWGARTLASDARWRYVSVRRLYNYVEKSVERGTQWAVFEPNDEELWAKLRRDITAFLTIVWRSGALFGKTASEAFYVKCDAELNPPEVRDLGMVYVEIAIAPVKPAEFVILRFGQFAGGGQ; from the coding sequence ATGCCCGAATATCTGTCGCCAGGTGTCTACGTCGAGGAGACGTCGTCGGGACCACGTCCCATTGAGGGGATCAGCACCACGACGGCGGCCTTTCTGGGCTTTGCGCCCTCGGGGCCGGCCAATACCCCGGTGTTTATCGCCAACTGGACCCAGTACCTCGAAACCTTCGCGTCGCGCGACCCCGACGGGTCCTATAACCCGCATATGCCGGGCACCTACCTGTCGCACTCGGTGTACGGCTACTTCAACAACGGCGGCACCCGCTGCTACGTGACCCGCCTAGTGCCCCCGCCCAAGGACGTCAAGGACGGCAAGACCGTCGAGATGCCCAAGACCCTGCAACTGCCCACCCGCGCCTCCAAGGCGGTGGCGTCGCTGACGGTCGGGGCCAGGGGCGCGCCCAACAGCGACGTGAGCGTGGAGGTGCAGCCCCCCACCCCCACCGAGCAGGACCCGCAGCCCCAGGACGGCACCTTTACCCTGCGCGTCCGGGTCAACGATCAGGAAGAGACCTTCGAGAACGTCTCGATTGCCAAGAAGCACCCCCGCAACGTGGTCGAGGTGGTCAACCAGCAGAGCCAGATCATCGAGATCACCGAGCAGGCGACCGCGGGTGCCCTGGCCGAGCGCGTGCCCGAATTCGGGGCCTTCGTGATCCACTCGGGCTTCACGCCCACCAGCGGCACGCTGGCCCTCCAGAGCAACCACTTCGTGGGCAGTGTCCACGACCGCTCGGGCATCGAGGGCATGGAGATCGCCGAGGACGTCTCGATGATCTGCGCGCCCGACCTGATGAGCGCCTACCAGAACGGCCTGATCGACCACGACGGCGTGAAGTCGGTGCAGCGCGCGATGATCGACCACTGCGAGCGCAACCGCAACCGCATCGCCATTCTGGACCCGCTGCCCGACCTCACGCCGCAGCAGGTCAAGCGCTGGCGCGAACACGACACCAATTTCGACTCCAGTTACGGGGCGCTGTACTACCCCTGGGTCAAGATCAACGGCCCCGAGGGCAAGCCGATCATGGTGCCGCCCAGCGGGCACGTCGCGGGCATCTTCGCCCGCAACGACACCGAGCGCGGCGTTCACAAGGCCCCCGCCAACGAGATCGTGCGCGGCGCGCTAGACCCCGCCATGCAGATCACCAAGAGCGAGCAGGACATCCTGAACCCCATCGGCGTCAACTGCATCCGCAGCTTCACCGGCATGGGTATCCGAGTGTGGGGCGCGCGCACGCTGGCGAGCGACGCCCGCTGGCGCTACGTGTCGGTGCGGCGGCTGTACAACTACGTCGAGAAGAGTGTCGAGCGCGGGACCCAGTGGGCCGTGTTCGAACCCAACGACGAGGAGCTGTGGGCCAAGCTGCGCCGCGACATCACGGCCTTTTTGACCATCGTCTGGCGCAGCGGCGCGCTGTTCGGCAAGACCGCCAGCGAAGCCTTTTATGTCAAGTGCGACGCCGAACTCAACCCGCCCGAGGTGCGCGACCTGGGCATGGTGTACGTCGAGATTGCCATCGCGCCCGTGAAGCCGGCCGAGTTCGTGATCCTGCGCTTCGGGCAGTTCGCGGGCGGCGGCCAGTAA